From one Acidobacteriota bacterium genomic stretch:
- a CDS encoding DUF1844 domain-containing protein, producing the protein MAEENQSGFKVTDRRLFNTDGSLREDAVIEEETPAPAPTPAPAPTPAPAPAPAAKTFSAAEITGAFSSAPPPPPTPPPMTPRAAPPPVAAQFEPAPVYDEAEGMGEMPEQTEFTEFLMRIASEAFIYLGLVEHPMTGRRQVDLQAAKESIDMLLMLRTKTQGNLTPDEARFYDDLLADLKMQFVSFRR; encoded by the coding sequence ATGGCTGAAGAGAATCAGAGCGGATTCAAAGTCACCGACCGTCGGTTGTTTAACACCGACGGTTCCCTGCGCGAGGACGCGGTCATCGAAGAAGAGACCCCGGCGCCCGCCCCAACACCGGCTCCCGCGCCAACCCCAGCGCCCGCGCCCGCACCGGCGGCCAAAACATTCAGCGCCGCTGAAATCACAGGCGCCTTTTCGTCTGCGCCGCCGCCTCCGCCCACGCCGCCGCCCATGACGCCTCGCGCTGCGCCGCCGCCGGTTGCCGCGCAATTCGAGCCTGCGCCTGTTTATGATGAAGCAGAGGGCATGGGCGAAATGCCAGAGCAAACCGAATTCACCGAATTCCTCATGCGTATCGCTTCTGAAGCGTTCATCTATCTGGGCCTCGTCGAGCATCCCATGACGGGCCGGCGGCAAGTGGATTTGCAGGCGGCCAAAGAGTCCATTGACATGCTGTTGATGCTGCGCACCAAAACGCAGGGCAACCTGACGCCTGACGAAGCGCGCTTTTACGACGATCTGCTGGCGGACCTGAAGATGCAGTTCGTGTCGTTTAGACGTTGA
- a CDS encoding MBL fold metallo-hydrolase, which yields MKLTLLGTGTSVGVPMIGCHCETCTSTDPRDRRLRTGLLVEHAGRRVLVDISADFRQQALRHHIEKLDALLITHCHADHVFGLDDIRPINFKHGVVPLYASARTWRDLRRVFYYIFERTYAGGGLPQLSQHEFEGPFETCGLAVTPIPVIHGHGEVTAFRFGDGRVSAAFVTDCNAISAAALDQLRGLDLLIIDALGLKPHPTHLHLEQTLAYIADVKPRRALLTHIGHQIKYADWCKRLPDGVELAYDGLQVEL from the coding sequence ATGAAGCTCACCTTACTCGGAACCGGAACCTCGGTCGGTGTCCCAATGATCGGGTGTCACTGCGAAACGTGCACGTCCACTGATCCGCGTGATCGGCGCTTGCGCACGGGCTTATTGGTCGAACACGCCGGGCGGCGCGTGCTGGTGGACATCTCCGCCGATTTCCGGCAACAGGCGCTGCGGCATCACATCGAGAAACTGGATGCGCTGCTCATCACGCATTGTCACGCCGACCACGTCTTCGGCCTGGATGACATCCGCCCCATCAATTTCAAACACGGCGTCGTGCCGCTCTATGCCAGCGCGCGCACCTGGCGCGATTTGCGGCGCGTTTTCTACTACATCTTTGAACGCACTTACGCGGGAGGAGGCTTGCCGCAACTTTCGCAACACGAATTCGAGGGGCCGTTTGAAACCTGCGGCTTGGCAGTCACGCCCATTCCCGTCATTCACGGTCACGGCGAAGTCACCGCGTTCCGGTTCGGTGACGGGCGCGTTTCAGCCGCCTTTGTCACCGATTGCAACGCGATTTCCGCCGCCGCGCTCGACCAATTGCGCGGCCTCGATTTGTTGATCATTGATGCGCTGGGCTTGAAACCGCATCCCACGCATCTGCATCTGGAACAAACGCTGGCTTACATCGCCGACGTCAAACCGCGCCGCGCCCTGCTTACACACATCGGCCACCAAATCAAATACG